A stretch of the Enterobacter mori genome encodes the following:
- a CDS encoding fimbrial protein — protein sequence MNKTVISTLLAGSILAAVSLPVFAVGDSGTVNFAGKIVADTCEINVDGTGTNTSTVTFADTYPSDFGADGQVGTSKPFKIEVKKCDPLIAKLNLKFSGTTTDAAYKRLQNDLSGAGNATNVGIIVSNENGSKGDVLFDGSVPDAGTDVNNDATGATASVFNYTAKVIQVGDTAPTAGHYSSSATFEVVYR from the coding sequence ATGAATAAGACAGTTATTTCTACTTTACTGGCCGGAAGCATCCTGGCGGCGGTGTCTTTGCCCGTCTTTGCCGTAGGTGATTCAGGCACGGTAAATTTCGCCGGGAAAATTGTGGCGGATACCTGCGAAATCAATGTTGATGGTACGGGGACCAATACCTCCACCGTCACCTTCGCCGATACCTATCCTTCAGATTTCGGCGCGGATGGACAGGTCGGAACATCTAAGCCCTTTAAGATTGAAGTGAAAAAATGCGACCCGCTCATTGCCAAACTGAACCTCAAGTTCAGCGGCACGACCACAGACGCCGCATATAAGCGCCTTCAGAACGATCTCTCAGGCGCAGGCAATGCCACCAATGTAGGTATTATCGTCAGCAATGAGAACGGTTCTAAAGGCGACGTGCTTTTCGACGGTTCAGTACCGGATGCGGGTACAGATGTGAATAACGACGCGACAGGGGCGACGGCTTCCGTCTTTAACTATACCGCGAAAGTGATCCAGGTGGGTGATACCGCGCCAACTGCGGGCCATTATTCCTCCTCAGCAACATTCGAGGTTGTATACCGCTAA
- the hrpB gene encoding ATP-dependent helicase HrpB — protein MSSLPVVAVLPELLAALNDAPQVLLNAPTGAGKSTWLPLQILREGNINGKIILLEPRRLAARNVAQRLAELLNEKTGETVGYRMRAETCVGPATRLEVVTEGILTRMLQNDPEMTGIGLVILDEFHERSLQADLALALLLDVQQGLRDDLRLLIMSATLDNERLQQALPDAPVITSEGRAFPVERRYQALPAHQRFDEAVAIATAELLRQEPGSLLLFLPGVGEIQRVQEQLSSRVGGDVLLCPLYGALSLQDQRKAILPAPAGQRKVVLATNIAETSLTIEGIRLVVDSAQERVASFDPRTGLTKLLTQRISQASMVQRAGRAGRLEPGICLHLTSAEQAERAAQQSTPEILQSDLSGLVMDLLLWGCPNPEQLTWLNPPPAVNLAAARNLLTQLGALEGERLTARGQKMAALGNDPRLAAMLVAAQGEDEIATAAKLAAILEEPPRGGSSDLGQAFSRNQGNWQQRAQQLCKRLNSRGGSPDSAGIGFLLAQAFPDRIARRRGLDGRYQLANGMGAMLDSDDALTRHEWLVAPLLLQGSHSPDARILQAIAIDIDVLTRSCPQLLQQSDIVEWDDNQGTLKAFRRSQIGKLILGTKPLAKPSEEELHQAMLNGIREKGLSVLNWTPEAEQYRIRLHCAARWLPEYGWPMVDDETLLASLENWLLPQMSGVHSLRALKALDVKAALQNLLDWSLRQRLDSELPGHYTVPTGSRIAIRYHEDNLPALAVRMQEMFGEATTPSIAEGRVSLVLELLSPAHRPLQITRDLGAFWAGSYREVQKEMKGRYPKHVWPDDPANTAPTRRTKKYS, from the coding sequence GTGTCCTCATTGCCGGTCGTCGCCGTCCTTCCTGAGCTTCTCGCTGCCCTCAACGATGCCCCGCAGGTTTTACTGAATGCCCCAACGGGGGCGGGTAAATCCACCTGGCTGCCGCTGCAAATCCTCAGAGAGGGGAATATTAACGGGAAAATTATCCTGCTTGAGCCGCGCAGACTGGCTGCCCGTAACGTGGCGCAGCGCCTGGCGGAACTGCTCAATGAAAAAACGGGCGAGACGGTAGGTTACCGGATGCGTGCAGAAACCTGCGTCGGCCCCGCAACGCGCCTTGAAGTGGTGACCGAGGGCATCCTCACCCGTATGCTGCAAAACGATCCGGAGATGACGGGTATCGGGCTGGTGATCCTGGATGAATTCCACGAGCGCAGTCTGCAGGCGGATTTAGCGCTGGCGCTGCTGCTGGACGTGCAGCAGGGGCTGCGAGACGATCTCCGGCTGCTGATTATGTCCGCAACGCTGGATAACGAGCGGCTGCAGCAGGCATTGCCCGATGCCCCTGTCATCACCTCTGAAGGACGCGCATTTCCGGTTGAACGTCGCTATCAGGCGCTTCCCGCCCATCAGCGTTTTGATGAGGCCGTTGCTATTGCGACGGCAGAGCTGCTGCGCCAGGAACCCGGTTCGCTGCTGCTGTTTTTGCCTGGTGTAGGTGAAATCCAGCGCGTGCAGGAGCAGCTTTCCTCTCGCGTAGGCGGTGATGTGCTGCTTTGCCCGCTCTACGGCGCATTGTCGCTACAGGATCAGCGTAAAGCCATTCTTCCGGCCCCGGCGGGGCAACGCAAGGTGGTGCTCGCAACCAACATTGCTGAAACCAGTTTGACCATCGAAGGCATTCGTCTGGTGGTAGATAGCGCGCAAGAGAGGGTGGCAAGTTTTGACCCGCGCACCGGGCTAACCAAACTGCTTACGCAGCGCATCAGCCAGGCATCGATGGTGCAGCGTGCGGGCCGTGCGGGGCGTCTTGAACCGGGCATTTGCCTTCATTTGACGAGCGCAGAGCAGGCTGAACGCGCTGCACAGCAAAGTACGCCGGAAATTTTACAAAGTGATTTGTCTGGCCTGGTGATGGATCTGCTGCTGTGGGGCTGCCCAAACCCTGAACAGCTCACATGGCTTAATCCTCCGCCTGCCGTGAACCTCGCCGCCGCGCGCAACCTGCTGACCCAGCTTGGCGCGCTCGAAGGCGAGCGCCTGACGGCGCGAGGCCAGAAAATGGCGGCGCTGGGCAACGATCCGCGGCTGGCCGCGATGCTGGTGGCAGCGCAGGGCGAAGATGAAATTGCCACGGCGGCAAAACTGGCGGCTATTCTTGAGGAGCCGCCTCGCGGTGGCAGCAGCGATTTGGGGCAGGCGTTTTCGCGCAATCAGGGGAACTGGCAGCAGCGGGCGCAGCAGCTGTGCAAACGCCTGAACAGCCGCGGTGGTTCGCCTGACAGTGCTGGTATTGGCTTCCTGCTGGCGCAGGCCTTCCCGGACCGAATCGCCCGCCGTCGCGGGCTGGACGGACGTTATCAGCTGGCAAACGGCATGGGGGCGATGCTGGACAGCGATGACGCCCTGACGCGCCATGAATGGCTGGTTGCACCGCTATTACTGCAGGGTAGCCATTCCCCGGACGCGCGTATTTTACAGGCAATTGCCATTGATATTGACGTCCTGACGCGCAGCTGCCCGCAATTGCTCCAGCAATCCGATATCGTTGAGTGGGATGATAACCAGGGCACGCTTAAGGCGTTTCGTCGTAGCCAGATCGGTAAGTTGATCTTAGGTACAAAGCCGCTGGCGAAGCCGTCGGAAGAAGAACTCCATCAGGCCATGCTAAACGGCATTCGCGAAAAAGGGCTGAGCGTATTGAACTGGACGCCAGAGGCCGAGCAGTACCGTATTCGGCTGCACTGTGCCGCACGCTGGCTGCCGGAGTATGGCTGGCCGATGGTCGATGATGAGACGCTGCTGGCTTCCCTGGAGAATTGGCTACTGCCGCAAATGAGCGGCGTACATTCGCTCAGGGCGCTGAAAGCGCTCGATGTTAAGGCCGCGTTACAGAATTTACTGGACTGGTCATTACGTCAACGTCTGGATAGTGAACTGCCTGGGCATTACACTGTGCCGACCGGAAGCCGGATTGCCATTCGTTATCACGAGGATAATCTTCCGGCGCTGGCGGTAAGGATGCAGGAGATGTTTGGTGAAGCCACCACGCCGTCCATTGCTGAAGGGCGCGTTTCTCTGGTGCTCGAACTGCTGTCCCCTGCGCATCGCCCGTTGCAGATCACGCGTGACCTGGGGGCGTTTTGGGCGGGGAGCTACCGTGAAGTGCAAAAAGAGATGAAGGGGCGGTATCCCAAACACGTCTGGCCGGACGACCCGGCAAATACGGCGCCGACACGGCGGACGAAGAAGTATTCATGA
- the mrcB gene encoding bifunctional glycosyl transferase/transpeptidase: MAGNDREPIGRKGKPTRPAKEKVSRRRLRDEEYDDDYEDDYEDDEPMPRKGKGKGRKPRGKRGWFWLLLKLFIVFVVLIAIYGVYLDQKIRSRIDGKVWQLPAAVYGRMVNLEPDMSISRNEMVKLLQATQYRQVTKMTRPGEFTVQAKSIEMIRRPFDFPDSKEGQVRARLTFDGDRLETIENMDNDRQFGFFRLDPRLITMLSSANGEQRLFVARNGFPDLLVDTLLATEDRHFYEHDGISLYSIGRAVLANLTAGRTVQGASTLTQQLVKNLFLSSERSYWRKANEAYMAVLMDARYSKDRILELYMNEVYLGQSGDNEIRGFPLASLYYFGRPVEELSLDQQALLVGMVKGASIYNPWRNPKLALERRNLVLRLLQQQQVIDQELYDMLSARPLGVQPRGGVISPQPAFMQMVRQELQSKLGDKVKDLSGVKIFTTFDSVAQDAAEKAAVEGIPALKKQRKLSDLETAMVVVDRNTGEVRAMVGGAEPQFAGYNRAMQARRSIGSLAKPATYLTALSQPNLYRLNTWIADAPISLRQPNGQVWSPQNDDKQFSGQVMLVDALTRSMNVPTVNLGMALGLPAITDTWQKLGVPKDQLHPVPAMILGALNLTPIEVAQAFQTIASGGNRAQLSALRSVIAEDGSVLYQSFPQAERAVPAQAAYMTLWTMQQVVQRGTGRQLGAKYPGLHLAGKTGTTNNNVDTWFAGIDGREVVITWVGRDNNQPTKLYGASGAMSIYQRYLANQSPVPLNLVAPEDIVDMGVDGSGNFVCGGGMRTLPVWTTNPDSLCQQSQPEQPTGNPFDQSSQPQQQQQQQPQQQQNEKKDSDGVAGWIKDMFGGN, translated from the coding sequence ATGGCGGGGAATGACCGCGAGCCAATAGGACGTAAGGGAAAGCCAACGCGTCCGGCGAAAGAAAAGGTGAGTCGTCGTCGCCTCAGAGATGAGGAGTATGACGATGACTACGAAGACGATTATGAGGATGATGAGCCAATGCCGCGTAAAGGGAAAGGCAAAGGGCGGAAGCCTCGTGGTAAGCGCGGCTGGTTCTGGCTGCTGCTGAAGCTGTTTATTGTTTTTGTGGTACTGATCGCGATCTACGGCGTGTATCTGGATCAGAAGATCCGCAGCCGTATTGACGGGAAAGTCTGGCAGTTACCTGCAGCAGTCTATGGCCGTATGGTGAACCTTGAGCCAGATATGTCCATCAGCAGGAACGAGATGGTCAAACTGCTCCAGGCCACACAGTATCGTCAGGTCACAAAGATGACGCGCCCGGGCGAGTTTACGGTGCAGGCGAAGAGCATTGAGATGATCCGTCGTCCGTTCGACTTCCCGGACAGCAAAGAGGGGCAGGTGCGCGCGCGTCTGACCTTCGACGGCGATCGCCTGGAAACCATTGAGAATATGGATAATGACCGCCAGTTCGGTTTCTTCCGTCTCGATCCGCGTTTGATCACCATGCTTTCGTCGGCCAATGGCGAGCAGCGTCTGTTCGTAGCGCGTAACGGCTTCCCGGACCTGCTGGTGGATACCCTGCTGGCAACCGAAGACCGTCACTTCTACGAGCACGACGGCATCAGCCTCTACTCCATCGGCCGTGCGGTGCTGGCGAACCTGACCGCGGGCCGTACCGTGCAGGGGGCGAGTACGCTGACCCAGCAGCTGGTGAAGAACCTGTTCCTCTCCAGCGAGCGCTCCTACTGGCGTAAAGCCAACGAAGCGTACATGGCTGTGCTGATGGATGCGCGCTACAGCAAGGATCGTATCCTGGAGCTGTACATGAACGAGGTGTACCTCGGTCAGAGCGGCGATAACGAAATCCGCGGCTTCCCGCTGGCGAGCCTGTACTACTTTGGCCGTCCGGTGGAAGAGCTGAGCCTGGACCAGCAGGCGCTGCTGGTAGGCATGGTGAAAGGGGCGTCTATTTATAACCCGTGGCGTAACCCGAAACTGGCGCTGGAGCGTCGTAACCTGGTGCTGCGTCTGCTGCAACAACAGCAGGTGATTGACCAGGAACTGTACGACATGCTGAGCGCGCGTCCACTCGGCGTTCAGCCTCGCGGCGGCGTGATCTCTCCGCAGCCTGCGTTTATGCAGATGGTGCGTCAGGAGCTGCAGTCTAAGCTTGGTGATAAGGTGAAAGATCTCTCCGGCGTGAAGATCTTTACCACCTTCGACTCCGTGGCGCAGGACGCGGCTGAAAAAGCGGCCGTTGAGGGCATTCCAGCACTGAAGAAACAGCGCAAACTGAGCGATCTGGAAACCGCGATGGTGGTGGTTGACCGTAACACCGGTGAAGTGCGTGCCATGGTGGGTGGCGCTGAGCCGCAGTTTGCGGGTTATAACCGTGCGATGCAGGCGCGTCGTTCTATTGGTTCTCTGGCAAAACCGGCGACCTATCTGACCGCGCTGAGCCAGCCGAATCTGTATCGTCTGAATACCTGGATTGCCGATGCGCCTATTTCCCTGCGCCAGCCTAACGGCCAGGTCTGGTCACCGCAGAACGATGATAAACAGTTCAGCGGTCAGGTCATGCTGGTGGATGCATTAACGCGTTCCATGAACGTACCAACCGTTAACCTGGGTATGGCGCTGGGCCTGCCTGCTATCACCGATACCTGGCAGAAGCTGGGCGTGCCGAAAGATCAGCTGCATCCGGTCCCGGCGATGATTCTGGGTGCGCTTAACCTGACGCCAATCGAAGTGGCGCAGGCGTTCCAGACCATCGCCAGCGGCGGTAACCGTGCACAGCTTTCTGCGCTGCGCTCGGTCATTGCTGAAGACGGTTCCGTGCTCTATCAAAGCTTCCCGCAGGCGGAGCGTGCTGTTCCGGCGCAGGCGGCGTATATGACGCTGTGGACCATGCAGCAGGTTGTACAGCGTGGTACCGGGCGTCAGCTGGGGGCGAAATACCCAGGTCTGCATCTGGCGGGTAAAACCGGGACCACCAACAACAACGTCGATACCTGGTTTGCCGGTATTGATGGCCGTGAAGTGGTGATCACCTGGGTGGGCCGCGATAACAACCAGCCGACCAAACTGTACGGTGCGAGCGGGGCGATGTCGATTTACCAGCGTTATCTGGCGAATCAGTCCCCGGTGCCGCTGAACCTTGTTGCACCGGAAGATATCGTTGATATGGGCGTGGATGGTTCGGGTAATTTTGTTTGTGGCGGAGGGATGCGTACTTTGCCAGTCTGGACGACAAACCCGGACTCATTGTGCCAGCAAAGCCAGCCTGAACAGCCGACGGGCAACCCGTTCGACCAGTCTTCTCAGCCGCAGCAACAGCAACAGCAACAGCCGCAGCAGCAGCAAAATGAGAAGAAAGACAGCGATGGCGTAGCGGGTTGGATTAAGGATATGTTTGGCGGAAACTAA
- a CDS encoding fimbrial biogenesis chaperone, producing the protein MKTLLNLLCCCLIISCGSVQASIVLGGTRIIYPSNKSEVQIALKNKDLHTRYLVQSWVSYPNDAKAPFIITPPVYKLQENRQTLLHIIFTGDKNSLPADRESLFLANVKSVSALSPELKDKNTLQFAMKTRLKLFWRPAQLKENDALQAYEKITFRRQGDRLIAKNPTPFYVSFGELAVGGKSVPVVETKATPGAISMMVAPFGEQTFTLPKAANGPVTWTAISDFGAQTSQRKQTL; encoded by the coding sequence ATGAAGACTTTATTGAATTTATTATGTTGTTGTTTAATTATTTCCTGCGGTTCAGTGCAGGCAAGTATTGTTCTCGGCGGCACGAGAATTATTTATCCATCGAATAAATCTGAAGTGCAAATAGCGCTCAAAAATAAAGATCTTCATACGCGCTACCTGGTGCAGAGCTGGGTGAGTTATCCCAATGATGCCAAAGCGCCTTTCATCATTACGCCACCTGTTTATAAATTACAGGAAAATCGTCAGACCCTTTTACATATTATTTTCACCGGCGATAAGAATAGCCTGCCCGCAGATCGTGAGTCCCTGTTTCTGGCGAATGTGAAATCGGTTTCTGCCTTATCGCCCGAACTGAAGGACAAGAATACGCTGCAGTTTGCGATGAAAACGCGTCTGAAACTTTTCTGGCGTCCCGCACAGTTAAAAGAAAATGACGCCCTGCAGGCCTACGAAAAAATCACGTTCCGACGTCAGGGGGACAGGCTCATTGCTAAAAACCCAACGCCATTTTACGTCTCATTTGGCGAGCTGGCCGTTGGCGGGAAAAGCGTCCCGGTGGTGGAGACCAAAGCCACGCCAGGCGCGATTTCAATGATGGTTGCGCCTTTCGGTGAGCAGACGTTCACGCTGCCTAAAGCTGCCAATGGCCCGGTGACCTGGACGGCAATCAGTGACTTTGGCGCTCAAACATCTCAGCGCAAGCAGACTCTTTAA
- the thpR gene encoding RNA 2',3'-cyclic phosphodiesterase, giving the protein MSESKRLFFAIELPATLQRQIVRWRAEHFPSEAGRPVAAANMHLTLAFLGEVSADKQRALAMMAGRISQPGFTLHLDDAGQWLRSRVVWLGTRNPPRGLLQLANMLRAQAARSGCYQSPQPFHPHITLLRDAGQAVAIPPPGFHWAFPVTEFTLYESVFAQGRTRYMPLQRWSLGDALRKSDEV; this is encoded by the coding sequence ATGTCTGAGTCGAAACGACTGTTTTTCGCCATTGAACTTCCCGCCACGCTTCAGCGGCAAATCGTCCGCTGGCGCGCCGAACACTTCCCTTCGGAGGCTGGCCGTCCTGTTGCGGCGGCGAATATGCACCTTACGCTGGCCTTCCTGGGCGAGGTAAGCGCGGATAAACAGCGCGCGTTAGCCATGATGGCCGGGCGCATTTCCCAGCCGGGGTTTACGCTGCACCTTGACGATGCCGGTCAGTGGCTACGCTCGCGCGTAGTCTGGCTGGGCACGCGCAATCCGCCGCGCGGGTTGTTACAGCTGGCAAATATGCTGCGCGCCCAGGCGGCACGCAGCGGCTGCTACCAAAGCCCGCAGCCGTTTCATCCACATATTACGTTGCTGCGCGATGCCGGTCAGGCCGTTGCCATTCCGCCACCGGGCTTTCACTGGGCCTTTCCGGTGACCGAATTTACGCTTTATGAATCTGTCTTTGCACAAGGACGCACCCGCTACATGCCGCTACAGCGCTGGTCGTTGGGTGACGCACTAAGGAAATCCGATGAAGTTTAG
- a CDS encoding fimbria/pilus outer membrane usher protein, which produces MPSSPLYKQVLNGIALALLTLIQPASADDEFNLRILEMDTPLENTSTLKTFINDNGLLPGQYLTTIMWDRDVVDKRTISWVISEDKQRLLPQLTKADLRELGVKVDTIPDMSDLDDAATIDDISHFIAGARYDYDQDNQTLKLVIPQIYRDRAVAGAINPKFWDDGAPAAWTSYQFSGSQQHYDAGKTSSTWLGLDSGINLGAWRLRNNSTWNNSAGWQSIASTVQRDIKTLQSQLEIGQTYTSGELFDSVQMTGVKLETDTTMLPTSQQGFAPVVRGIANSDAKVTVKQNGYTIYQSNVSPGPFEIRDLSQVTSGADLEVTVEEADGSEHSFIQASASVPVLQREGAFKYSLAAGRYRGNEGEEEPTFMQGTAIYGLPYGVTAYTGALGASLYHALLAGLGADLGRFGSASMDVTAARTTFDDGRDDAGGLSWRAQYSKDIPDTDTTVTLASYRYSTSGFYTFQEAIDQRDNEIDDGIYTYRRTNNRRSRMQVNLSQRISDWGSAYLNGYQQDYWNMDGQERSVSAGLSSSWRGITWSMSYGLTRTPDADTDRQMALMVNIPFSHWIADSWATYSVNTASGGYVSHQVGLGGTALENNNLSYNLQQTYASHDTGYGGSLSGRYRGSAGEVGMGYSYGGDNRQVNYSAQGSIVAHGHGVTLGQPVRDAFAIVHIKGGDNVKVQNGRGISTDRFGNAIVPSLSAYRHNIITVNTQDREDIDIDAAALDLVPTKGAALSATFDARVGRRALVTLRYAGKPVPFGAVVALESTSAIVGDDGEVYLTGLSDKTTFSVQWGDERDRQCQGTLDISTQSPSGIVKATVNCH; this is translated from the coding sequence ATGCCGTCATCTCCACTCTACAAACAGGTTCTGAATGGGATCGCGTTAGCGTTGCTAACCCTCATCCAGCCTGCAAGTGCTGATGACGAGTTCAATCTGCGCATCCTCGAGATGGACACCCCGCTGGAAAACACCTCCACGCTGAAAACCTTCATTAACGATAATGGTTTACTGCCGGGGCAATACCTGACGACCATTATGTGGGATCGCGACGTTGTCGATAAGCGCACGATAAGCTGGGTGATCTCGGAGGATAAACAGCGCCTGTTACCGCAGCTGACCAAAGCCGATCTGCGTGAGTTGGGCGTGAAAGTCGACACGATCCCGGATATGAGCGATCTGGACGATGCGGCGACAATCGACGACATCTCCCATTTCATTGCGGGCGCCCGATACGATTACGACCAGGATAATCAAACTCTGAAGCTGGTTATTCCCCAGATCTACCGCGATCGGGCCGTTGCCGGTGCAATCAATCCAAAATTCTGGGATGACGGAGCCCCCGCAGCCTGGACGAGCTATCAATTTAGCGGCTCTCAGCAGCACTACGACGCTGGCAAAACATCCTCCACGTGGCTTGGCCTGGACTCAGGGATTAACCTTGGCGCGTGGCGGCTGCGAAATAACAGTACATGGAATAACAGCGCGGGTTGGCAGAGCATCGCCAGCACTGTGCAACGTGACATTAAAACGCTGCAAAGCCAGCTTGAAATTGGCCAGACGTACACCAGCGGCGAGCTTTTCGACAGCGTCCAGATGACCGGCGTAAAGCTGGAAACGGACACCACTATGTTACCCACAAGCCAGCAGGGGTTTGCTCCCGTTGTGCGCGGCATTGCGAACAGCGATGCGAAGGTCACCGTCAAGCAAAACGGTTATACGATTTACCAGAGTAACGTCTCGCCGGGCCCTTTTGAGATCCGCGATTTGAGCCAGGTGACCTCCGGTGCGGATCTGGAAGTGACGGTGGAAGAGGCCGACGGTAGCGAACACAGCTTCATTCAGGCCAGCGCATCGGTGCCGGTGCTGCAGCGAGAAGGTGCGTTTAAGTATTCGCTGGCGGCAGGACGCTATCGCGGTAATGAGGGTGAGGAAGAGCCAACCTTTATGCAAGGTACGGCCATTTATGGCCTGCCTTATGGTGTGACGGCCTATACCGGCGCGCTCGGGGCCTCGCTGTATCACGCGTTGCTGGCGGGGCTGGGGGCCGATCTTGGACGCTTCGGTTCGGCATCAATGGATGTTACCGCTGCCAGGACCACGTTTGATGACGGACGCGACGACGCTGGCGGGTTGTCATGGCGAGCGCAGTATTCAAAAGATATTCCGGATACCGACACCACCGTCACGCTTGCCAGCTACCGCTATTCCACCTCGGGGTTTTATACGTTCCAGGAAGCTATCGATCAGCGAGACAACGAGATCGACGACGGTATTTATACCTATCGGCGCACCAACAATCGTCGAAGCCGTATGCAGGTCAATCTTTCTCAGCGTATTTCCGACTGGGGGTCGGCTTATCTCAACGGTTATCAGCAGGATTACTGGAATATGGATGGCCAGGAGCGAAGCGTCAGCGCGGGACTCAGCTCCAGCTGGCGCGGTATTACCTGGTCGATGAGTTACGGCCTGACCCGCACGCCGGATGCCGATACCGACAGGCAAATGGCGTTGATGGTCAACATTCCTTTCTCTCACTGGATAGCGGATTCCTGGGCAACCTACAGCGTCAACACTGCCAGCGGTGGCTATGTATCGCACCAGGTGGGGCTTGGCGGTACGGCGCTTGAGAACAATAACCTGAGCTATAACCTGCAGCAGACCTATGCCAGTCACGATACCGGCTATGGCGGCAGCCTCTCCGGGCGTTACCGTGGATCGGCCGGTGAAGTCGGGATGGGGTACAGCTATGGGGGGGATAACCGACAGGTGAACTACAGCGCCCAGGGCTCGATCGTTGCCCACGGGCATGGCGTAACGCTGGGGCAACCTGTCCGCGATGCATTCGCCATTGTGCACATTAAGGGTGGCGATAACGTCAAAGTGCAAAATGGGCGAGGCATTTCTACTGACCGTTTTGGTAACGCGATTGTTCCCTCCCTGAGCGCCTATCGGCACAACATCATCACGGTCAATACCCAGGATCGGGAAGATATTGATATCGACGCGGCAGCGCTGGATCTCGTACCGACAAAAGGCGCTGCGCTGAGCGCAACCTTCGATGCTCGCGTTGGACGACGCGCGCTGGTGACCTTGCGCTATGCGGGTAAGCCCGTTCCGTTTGGTGCTGTGGTGGCGCTGGAGAGTACCTCCGCCATCGTCGGGGATGACGGTGAGGTTTACCTCACGGGGCTGTCCGACAAAACAACGTTTAGCGTGCAGTGGGGAGATGAGCGCGATCGGCAGTGTCAGGGGACGCTGGACATTTCCACGCAGAGCCCGTCAGGGATCGTGAAAGCTACGGTCAACTGCCATTAA
- the sfsA gene encoding DNA/RNA nuclease SfsA: protein MKFSPALQHATLIQRYKRFLADVITPEGEQLTLHCPNTGAMTGCATPGDRVWYSTSENTKRKYPHTWEMTETQNGAFICVNTLRANQLVKEALTNNALPELIGYSVQKSEVKYGDEGSRIDFMLQAQERPECYIEVKSVTLAEQENGYFPDAVTLRGQKHLRELMSVAAAGKRAVLLFAVLHSAIERFSPARHIDPKYAQLLNEAQKQGVEVFAYKAELSADNMTLRSSLPIVL from the coding sequence ATGAAGTTTAGTCCTGCTCTACAGCACGCCACGCTGATCCAGCGCTACAAACGCTTTCTTGCCGACGTGATCACACCCGAGGGGGAACAGCTCACCCTGCACTGCCCCAACACCGGTGCGATGACCGGTTGTGCGACGCCGGGTGACAGGGTCTGGTATTCCACTTCAGAAAATACTAAACGCAAATATCCCCACACCTGGGAAATGACCGAGACGCAAAACGGAGCGTTTATATGCGTCAACACATTGCGTGCAAACCAATTGGTGAAGGAAGCGCTAACAAATAATGCTCTCCCTGAACTGATAGGCTACAGCGTGCAAAAAAGCGAAGTGAAGTATGGCGATGAAGGCAGCAGAATTGACTTTATGCTACAGGCGCAAGAACGGCCTGAGTGCTATATTGAAGTAAAATCAGTGACGTTAGCGGAACAGGAAAATGGCTACTTTCCGGATGCGGTAACGCTGCGTGGCCAGAAGCATCTGCGAGAGCTAATGAGTGTAGCGGCGGCGGGCAAACGCGCCGTGTTGCTGTTTGCGGTTTTGCATTCAGCCATTGAACGATTCTCCCCCGCCCGCCATATCGATCCTAAATACGCGCAATTGTTGAATGAGGCACAAAAGCAGGGGGTGGAGGTTTTCGCTTATAAAGCGGAACTTTCTGCCGATAATATGACTCTGAGATCCTCTCTTCCCATTGTCTTATAA